One genomic window of Bradyrhizobium sp. B124 includes the following:
- a CDS encoding ATP-binding protein: MSTLDTGLTLIKNASQRVSKANGWMGNAFKSWMPTGLYARALLIMIVPMVILQTVVAFVFMERHWNTVTRRLSAAVVSDIAALIDVYKNYPQDKDRAQLRRIAQKLQLVVDFLPAGDMPPPGPKPFFSLLDQTLSVQLGRQISRPFWIDTVGKSNLVEIRVSLDDSVMRIFAQRSAAYASNSEIFIFWMVGTSSILLIVAVLFLRNQIKPILRLADAAESFGKGREAPNFRPRGAREVRRAAQAFIEMKARVERSIEQRTAMLAGVSHDLRTILTRFKLELALIGEGPEIDAMRKDVDEMSMMLEDYLAFARGDSGEVAQPTDMAMALEELRSDAERHGHTATVAFHGLPVVTVKPASFKRCLANLVSNAARHANTISITGQRDHRYLNITVDDDGPGIPADMREEVFKPFLRLDDARNQDEGGSGLGLAIARDIARSHGGDIMLGESPMGGLRAAVRIPV, encoded by the coding sequence ATGAGCACGCTCGACACCGGCCTGACCCTGATCAAGAACGCTTCGCAGCGCGTCTCGAAGGCGAACGGCTGGATGGGCAATGCGTTCAAGAGCTGGATGCCGACCGGCCTCTACGCCCGCGCACTGCTGATCATGATCGTGCCGATGGTGATTCTGCAGACCGTGGTCGCGTTCGTGTTCATGGAGCGGCACTGGAACACGGTGACGCGGCGCCTGTCGGCCGCGGTGGTCTCCGACATCGCCGCGCTGATCGACGTCTACAAGAATTATCCGCAGGACAAGGACCGCGCGCAGCTGCGCCGCATCGCCCAGAAGCTGCAGCTCGTGGTCGACTTCCTACCCGCCGGCGACATGCCGCCGCCGGGGCCGAAGCCGTTCTTCTCGCTGCTCGACCAGACCCTGTCGGTGCAGCTCGGCCGCCAGATCAGCCGTCCGTTCTGGATCGACACCGTCGGCAAGTCCAACCTGGTCGAGATCCGCGTTTCGCTCGACGATTCGGTGATGCGGATCTTCGCCCAGCGCAGCGCGGCCTACGCCTCCAACTCGGAGATCTTCATCTTCTGGATGGTCGGCACCTCGTCGATCCTGCTGATCGTCGCCGTGCTGTTCCTGCGCAATCAGATCAAGCCGATCCTGCGGCTCGCCGACGCCGCCGAAAGCTTCGGCAAGGGCCGCGAGGCGCCAAACTTCCGGCCGCGCGGCGCGCGCGAGGTGCGACGCGCGGCACAGGCCTTCATCGAGATGAAGGCGCGCGTCGAGCGTTCGATCGAGCAGCGCACCGCGATGCTCGCCGGCGTGTCGCATGATTTGCGCACCATCCTGACGCGCTTCAAGCTCGAACTCGCCTTGATCGGCGAAGGCCCCGAGATCGACGCGATGCGCAAGGACGTCGACGAGATGTCGATGATGCTGGAGGACTACCTTGCCTTCGCGCGCGGCGATTCCGGCGAGGTCGCGCAGCCGACCGACATGGCGATGGCGCTGGAGGAATTGCGCAGTGACGCCGAACGTCACGGCCACACCGCGACCGTCGCATTCCACGGCCTGCCCGTCGTCACGGTGAAGCCGGCCTCGTTCAAGCGCTGCCTCGCCAACCTCGTTTCCAACGCGGCGCGCCACGCCAACACGATCTCGATCACCGGCCAGCGCGACCATCGCTATCTCAACATCACGGTCGACGACGACGGCCCCGGCATCCCCGCCGACATGCGCGAGGAAGTGTTCAAGCCCTTCCTGCGGCTCGACGACGCCCGCAACCAGGACGAAGGCGGCAGCGGCCTCGGACTTGCGATCGCGCGCGACATCGCCCGCTCGCATGGCGGCGACATCATGCTCGGCGAAAGCCCGATGGGCGGCCTGCGCGCGGCGGTGCGGATACCGGTATAG
- a CDS encoding response regulator transcription factor, giving the protein MVQAATLVRTPVEPADDAPHLLLVDDDRRIRDLLSRFLSGEGYRVTTAMSATDARAKLLGLHFDLLILDVMMPGENGFDLARFIRTSSTVPIIMLTARHEAEARIEGLQIGADDYVAKPFEPRELVLRIGNILKRTAPPQVTVVEQIAFGPYIFHIERSELRQGEEIIHLTDREREMLRILASAPGETVPRGELTSGGTVNERAVDVQINRLRRKIEHDPANPLFLQAVRGIGYRLVASP; this is encoded by the coding sequence CTGGTGCAGGCTGCAACCCTGGTGCGCACGCCGGTCGAGCCGGCCGACGATGCGCCGCATCTCCTGCTGGTCGACGACGACCGGCGCATTCGCGACCTGCTGTCGCGCTTTCTCTCCGGCGAAGGCTATCGCGTCACGACGGCCATGAGCGCCACCGATGCGCGCGCCAAGCTGCTCGGGCTGCATTTCGACCTGCTCATCCTCGACGTGATGATGCCCGGCGAGAACGGCTTCGACCTCGCCCGCTTCATCCGCACCTCCTCGACGGTGCCGATCATCATGCTGACCGCCCGCCATGAGGCGGAAGCCCGCATCGAGGGCCTGCAGATCGGCGCCGACGACTATGTCGCCAAGCCGTTCGAGCCGCGCGAGCTGGTGCTGCGCATCGGCAATATCCTCAAGCGCACCGCGCCGCCGCAAGTCACTGTCGTCGAGCAGATCGCGTTCGGCCCCTACATCTTCCACATCGAACGCAGCGAGCTGCGCCAGGGCGAGGAGATCATCCATCTCACCGACCGCGAGCGCGAGATGCTGCGTATCCTCGCAAGTGCCCCCGGCGAGACCGTGCCGCGCGGCGAGCTGACCAGCGGCGGCACCGTCAACGAGCGCGCGGTCGACGTGCAGATCAACCGCCTGCGCCGCAAGATCGAGCACGATCCCGCCAATCCGCTATTCCTGCAGGCGGTACGCGGCATCGGCTATCGCCTGGTCGCCTCGCCGTAA
- a CDS encoding MarR family transcriptional regulator, translating to MAAKPDSQGDDHAPAAGGRDLRWDIIELLFFAYRDFVGDADQELEAFGFGRAHHRVIHFVTRYPGLKVADLLDVLRITKQSLGRVLKQLLDEGYIVQKTGNNDRRQRLLYATPKGEALVAKLAGLQTDRINRAIAGIDPAGVETVRQFLRAMIDRDDPDKVLEAIFGGGRKTRE from the coding sequence ATGGCTGCCAAGCCCGATTCGCAGGGAGATGATCATGCTCCTGCGGCGGGCGGCCGCGACCTGCGCTGGGACATCATCGAGCTCTTGTTCTTCGCCTACCGCGACTTTGTCGGCGACGCCGACCAGGAACTGGAGGCGTTCGGCTTCGGCCGCGCCCACCACCGCGTCATCCACTTCGTCACCCGCTATCCCGGCCTGAAGGTCGCCGACCTGCTCGACGTCCTGCGCATCACCAAGCAGTCGCTCGGACGCGTGCTCAAGCAACTGCTGGATGAAGGCTACATCGTGCAGAAGACCGGCAACAACGACCGCCGGCAACGCCTGCTCTACGCAACGCCGAAGGGCGAGGCGCTGGTCGCCAAGCTCGCAGGGCTGCAGACCGACCGCATCAACCGCGCCATCGCCGGCATCGATCCGGCCGGCGTCGAGACGGTTCGCCAATTCCTGCGCGCGATGATCGACCGCGACGATCCCGACAAGGTGCTCGAAGCGATCTTCGGCGGCGGCAGAAAAACAAGGGAGTGA
- a CDS encoding branched-chain amino acid aminotransferase, whose protein sequence is MTLKFDIQPSPNPTSDKDRAAKLVDPGFGRVFTDHMAIVRYSQGKGWHSARVEARANFPLDPAGAVLHYAQEIFEGLKAYRRDDGGVNLFRPDANARRFHDSAERMAMAPLPEDVFIEAVEQLVRIDRAWIPGGEGSLYLRPFMIASEVFLGVKPSAEYIFSVIASPVGSYFKGGPAPVSIWVSENYTRAAIGGTGAVKCGGNYAASLRAQAEAIERGCDQVVFLDAVERRYIEELGGMNIFFAFDDGSLSTPPLGTILPGITRDSIIALAKDTGTRVREEPYTIQQWRADAASGKLKEAFACGTAAVISPIGKVCSASGDFQISGGAAGPVAMGLRKKLVDIQYGRTNDPHNWIRNVA, encoded by the coding sequence ATGACTTTGAAATTCGACATCCAGCCTTCGCCGAATCCTACGTCCGACAAGGATCGCGCGGCGAAGCTCGTGGACCCGGGCTTCGGCCGCGTCTTTACCGACCACATGGCGATCGTCCGCTACAGCCAGGGCAAGGGGTGGCACAGCGCCCGCGTCGAAGCACGCGCGAATTTTCCGCTCGATCCGGCCGGCGCGGTGCTGCACTACGCCCAGGAGATTTTCGAAGGTCTCAAGGCCTACAGGCGCGACGATGGCGGTGTGAACCTGTTCCGTCCCGACGCCAATGCCCGGCGCTTTCACGATTCGGCCGAGCGCATGGCGATGGCGCCGCTGCCCGAGGACGTCTTCATCGAGGCGGTCGAGCAGTTGGTGCGGATCGATCGCGCCTGGATCCCGGGCGGCGAGGGCAGCCTCTATCTGCGGCCGTTCATGATCGCGAGCGAGGTCTTCCTCGGCGTGAAGCCGTCGGCGGAATACATCTTCTCCGTCATCGCATCGCCGGTCGGCTCCTATTTCAAAGGCGGTCCCGCACCGGTGTCGATCTGGGTGTCGGAGAATTACACGCGCGCCGCGATCGGCGGCACCGGCGCCGTCAAGTGCGGCGGCAACTATGCCGCAAGCCTGCGCGCGCAGGCCGAAGCGATCGAGCGCGGCTGCGACCAGGTCGTGTTCCTTGATGCGGTCGAGCGCCGCTACATCGAAGAGCTCGGCGGCATGAACATCTTCTTCGCGTTCGACGACGGCTCGCTCTCGACGCCGCCGCTCGGCACCATCCTGCCCGGCATCACCCGCGACTCGATCATCGCGCTTGCCAAGGATACCGGCACGCGCGTGCGCGAGGAGCCCTACACGATCCAGCAGTGGCGTGCCGACGCCGCCAGCGGCAAGCTGAAGGAAGCCTTCGCCTGCGGCACCGCGGCCGTGATCTCGCCGATCGGCAAGGTGTGCTCGGCGAGCGGCGACTTCCAGATCAGCGGCGGCGCGGCCGGCCCGGTCGCGATGGGCCTGCGCAAGAAGCTGGTCGACATCCAGTACGGTCGCACCAACGACCCGCATAACTGGATCAGGAACGTCGCCTGA
- a CDS encoding DUF2314 domain-containing protein — translation MTKTPVTRLTCAVLIAAAFALTGTDSVRAEDRSPVIDVRTADPEMNAAISHARETLPAFWASYEAPKPSETQHSLKVRFPTHRNEGEHIWMREVKKLPSGGYSGRFANQPRDLPGKRAGDLAEFKQADISDWMFMRNGKIVGGETIKPLLKSMSKADADALRARMEQP, via the coding sequence ATGACCAAAACTCCCGTAACACGTCTGACCTGTGCCGTGCTGATTGCGGCTGCGTTCGCGCTCACCGGAACCGACTCGGTGCGCGCCGAGGACCGCTCGCCGGTGATCGATGTCCGTACGGCTGACCCGGAGATGAACGCCGCGATCAGCCATGCGCGCGAGACGCTTCCGGCGTTCTGGGCCTCCTATGAGGCGCCCAAGCCGTCGGAGACCCAGCACTCGCTCAAGGTCCGCTTTCCGACCCATCGCAACGAGGGCGAGCACATCTGGATGCGCGAGGTGAAGAAGCTGCCGAGCGGCGGCTATTCCGGCCGGTTCGCCAACCAGCCGCGCGACCTGCCGGGCAAGCGGGCCGGCGACCTCGCCGAGTTCAAGCAGGCCGATATCTCCGACTGGATGTTCATGCGCAACGGCAAGATCGTCGGCGGCGAGACCATCAAGCCGCTGCTGAAATCGATGTCGAAGGCCGACGCCGACGCGCTTCGCGCGCGGATGGAGCAGCCCTGA
- the hisS gene encoding histidine--tRNA ligase: MAEKPKKPQKLKARLPRGLEDRGPAAINATRAMVEKIRAVYELYGFEPVETPAMEYTDALGKFLPDQDRPNEGVFSFQDDDEQWISLRYDLTAPLARYVAENFDALPKPYRSYRFGYVFRNEKPGPGRFRQFMQFDADTVGSATPAADAEICMMAADTMEALGIPRGSYVVKVNNRKVLDGVLEAIGLGGDDNAGRRLTVLRAIDKLDKFPADEVRKLLGPGRWDGGEEGKGDFTKGAELSPADADIVLAVTQKRDDWKDAIAAAETYLAKSEVGQAGVSELEEIAKLVAASGYGADRIRIDPTVVRGLEYYTGPVYEVELLLDTKDEKGRPVRFGSVGGGGRYDGLVSRFRGEPVPATGFSIGVSRLQAALTMLGQLDTQAEFGPVVVTVFDRDRVADYQKMVAELRQAGIRAELYLGNPKNMGNQLKYADRRHSPCVIIQGSDEKARGEVQIKDLIEGAKAAAAIASNQEWRETRPAQFSCAEADLVAKVREVLARHDVNWG; this comes from the coding sequence ATGGCCGAGAAACCCAAAAAACCCCAGAAACTGAAGGCGCGCCTGCCGCGCGGGCTGGAAGATCGTGGCCCGGCCGCGATCAATGCCACGCGGGCGATGGTCGAGAAGATCCGCGCCGTCTACGAGCTCTACGGCTTCGAGCCGGTGGAGACGCCGGCGATGGAATATACCGATGCGCTCGGCAAATTCCTGCCCGACCAGGACCGTCCCAACGAGGGCGTGTTCTCGTTCCAGGACGATGACGAGCAGTGGATCTCGCTGCGCTACGACCTGACCGCGCCGCTCGCGCGCTATGTCGCGGAGAACTTCGACGCGCTGCCGAAGCCTTATCGGTCGTATCGGTTCGGCTATGTCTTCCGCAACGAGAAGCCGGGTCCCGGCCGCTTCCGCCAGTTCATGCAGTTCGATGCCGACACCGTCGGCTCGGCGACGCCGGCGGCCGACGCCGAGATCTGCATGATGGCGGCCGACACGATGGAAGCGCTGGGGATTCCGCGCGGCTCCTATGTCGTGAAGGTGAACAACCGCAAGGTGCTCGATGGCGTGCTCGAGGCGATCGGTCTCGGCGGCGACGACAATGCAGGTCGCAGGCTCACGGTGCTGCGCGCGATCGACAAGCTCGACAAGTTTCCTGCCGATGAGGTTCGCAAGCTGCTCGGTCCCGGGCGATGGGATGGCGGCGAAGAGGGCAAGGGCGACTTTACCAAGGGCGCCGAGCTGAGCCCGGCGGATGCCGATATCGTTCTGGCCGTCACGCAGAAGCGCGACGATTGGAAAGACGCCATCGCTGCGGCCGAGACCTACCTTGCGAAGAGTGAAGTCGGTCAGGCTGGCGTGAGCGAGCTCGAAGAGATCGCGAAACTGGTCGCGGCGTCCGGCTATGGCGCAGATCGCATCCGCATCGATCCCACCGTCGTTCGCGGCCTCGAATACTACACCGGCCCGGTCTACGAGGTTGAGCTGCTGCTCGATACCAAGGACGAGAAGGGCCGCCCGGTGCGGTTCGGCTCGGTTGGTGGCGGCGGCCGCTACGACGGTCTCGTCTCGCGCTTCCGCGGCGAGCCGGTGCCGGCGACCGGCTTCTCGATCGGTGTCTCGCGCCTGCAGGCCGCGCTGACGATGCTCGGCCAGCTCGACACGCAGGCCGAGTTCGGGCCCGTCGTCGTCACCGTTTTCGATCGCGACCGCGTCGCCGACTACCAGAAGATGGTCGCAGAGCTGCGCCAGGCCGGCATCCGCGCCGAGCTCTACCTCGGCAACCCGAAGAACATGGGCAACCAGCTCAAATATGCCGACCGCCGCCACTCGCCCTGCGTGATCATCCAGGGCTCGGATGAGAAGGCGCGCGGCGAGGTGCAGATCAAGGATTTGATCGAGGGCGCCAAGGCGGCGGCTGCGATCGCGTCCAATCAGGAATGGCGCGAAACGCGCCCCGCGCAGTTCTCCTGCGCCGAGGCCGATCTGGTCGCCAAGGTACGCGAGGTGCTCGCGCGCCACGACGTGAACTGGGGATAG
- a CDS encoding tautomerase family protein, translating to MPEITVSMAAGRTDEQKAGMMRDITQALVKNLGVDADAVVIQINEAPLHHKMKGGKTFVERAAAAKK from the coding sequence ATGCCCGAGATCACCGTGAGCATGGCCGCCGGCCGCACCGACGAGCAGAAGGCCGGCATGATGCGCGACATCACCCAGGCGCTGGTGAAGAACCTCGGCGTCGACGCCGATGCCGTCGTGATCCAGATCAATGAAGCGCCGCTGCATCACAAGATGAAGGGTGGCAAGACCTTCGTCGAGCGCGCCGCCGCCGCGAAGAAGTAA
- a CDS encoding thioesterase family protein, producing MDARDFIRIGMSAERMLVVPPERTVGHFVPGMPMVYATPMMILEMEMASGDAIRGALQPGWVTVGTEVDIRHLAAALVGATVRTTARVIAVERRVIRFAVEAFEGTRKLGEGRHARGLINVESFNKRLAGTSGQAQ from the coding sequence ATGGACGCACGCGACTTCATCAGGATCGGCATGAGCGCCGAGCGCATGCTCGTGGTGCCGCCGGAGCGCACGGTCGGGCATTTCGTGCCCGGCATGCCGATGGTCTATGCGACGCCGATGATGATCCTCGAAATGGAGATGGCGTCGGGCGATGCCATCCGCGGTGCGTTGCAGCCCGGCTGGGTCACGGTTGGGACCGAGGTCGATATCCGCCATCTCGCCGCCGCTCTTGTCGGCGCCACGGTACGGACCACCGCAAGGGTGATCGCGGTCGAGCGCCGCGTGATCCGCTTCGCGGTCGAGGCCTTTGAGGGCACGCGCAAGCTCGGCGAAGGCCGCCACGCCCGCGGCCTGATCAATGTCGAGAGTTTCAACAAGCGGCTCGCCGGGACCTCGGGGCAAGCGCAGTAG
- the proC gene encoding pyrroline-5-carboxylate reductase gives MGGAMLTGWLAQGLSPKQVAVIDPHLSPEISALAAKGVRLNPQAMELGTVDTLVVAVKPQSFRDAGAALKALVGPSTLVVSIMAGTTMSALEDVVGGAVVRAMPNTPAAIGRGITVAVPSKRVTAAQRAMTDALLKATGLVEWVDDESLMDAVTAVSGSGPAYVFLLAEELARAGVAAGLPEQLATTLARATVAGSGELLHRSDLPSATLRQNVTSPGGTTAAALEVLMASDGLQPLMTRAIAAATRRSKELAK, from the coding sequence ATGGGCGGTGCAATGCTGACCGGCTGGCTCGCGCAGGGCCTCTCGCCCAAGCAGGTCGCGGTGATCGATCCGCATCTTTCGCCTGAGATCTCCGCGCTTGCCGCGAAGGGGGTAAGGCTCAATCCGCAGGCGATGGAGCTCGGCACGGTCGACACGCTTGTCGTCGCGGTGAAGCCGCAATCATTCCGCGACGCCGGCGCCGCGCTGAAGGCGCTGGTCGGTCCGTCGACACTCGTGGTCTCGATCATGGCCGGCACGACGATGTCAGCGCTGGAAGACGTGGTCGGCGGCGCAGTGGTGCGCGCGATGCCGAACACACCGGCGGCGATCGGCCGCGGCATCACGGTCGCGGTGCCCTCAAAGCGCGTCACCGCCGCGCAGCGCGCCATGACCGATGCGCTGCTGAAAGCGACCGGGCTGGTCGAATGGGTCGACGATGAGAGCCTGATGGATGCGGTGACCGCGGTCTCGGGCTCCGGCCCGGCCTATGTCTTCCTGCTCGCCGAGGAGCTCGCCCGCGCCGGCGTCGCGGCCGGCCTGCCCGAGCAGCTCGCGACCACGCTGGCGCGCGCGACCGTCGCCGGCTCCGGTGAGTTGCTGCATCGCTCGGATCTGCCGTCGGCGACACTGCGGCAGAATGTCACCTCACCCGGCGGCACCACCGCGGCCGCGCTCGAGGTGCTGATGGCGAGTGACGGCCTACAGCCGCTGATGACCCGCGCCATCGCCGCCGCGACCCGGCGCTCGAAGGAATTGGCGAAGTAG
- a CDS encoding YbjN domain-containing protein, with product MSLLESIIDSRNNPLAVVEDIATDNNWAFERSGEDEVTIVSKGDWIDYQLSFTWMGEIEALHLACAFDMKMPQARRAEVQRLVAAINEQLWVGHFDLWTHTGMVMHRQALVLPGGLTASTAQCEAMVVNAIHACERYYPAFQFVVWAGKSTAEAMAAAMFDTEGEA from the coding sequence ATGTCCCTCCTCGAAAGCATTATCGATTCCCGGAACAACCCGCTTGCGGTGGTCGAGGATATCGCCACCGACAACAACTGGGCGTTCGAGCGTTCCGGCGAAGACGAGGTGACGATCGTCTCCAAGGGAGACTGGATCGACTATCAGCTCTCCTTCACCTGGATGGGAGAGATCGAGGCGCTGCATCTCGCCTGCGCCTTCGATATGAAGATGCCGCAGGCGCGCCGCGCCGAGGTGCAGCGGCTGGTCGCCGCGATCAACGAGCAATTATGGGTCGGCCATTTCGACCTGTGGACCCACACCGGCATGGTCATGCATCGTCAGGCGCTGGTGCTGCCCGGCGGCCTCACCGCGTCCACCGCGCAATGCGAGGCCATGGTGGTCAACGCGATCCATGCCTGCGAGCGCTACTATCCTGCGTTCCAGTTTGTGGTGTGGGCCGGCAAGTCGACCGCCGAGGCGATGGCCGCCGCGATGTTCGATACCGAGGGCGAGGCGTAA
- a CDS encoding 6,7-dimethyl-8-ribityllumazine synthase, with translation MNQMLQDQDVQASQVQTSQAESLPDTPASPPAPEHPHFAKPQRVAFVQSSWHRDVVEECRISFLKEIEARHITNVDVFEVPGSFEIPLHAQLLAKTRRYTAIVAAGLVVDGGIYRHEFVADTVIKALMDVQLRTEVPVFSAVLTPQQFHETEVHYDFFRKHFVIKGIEVAEACANTLLSLERLRGQVAAGIPG, from the coding sequence ATGAATCAGATGTTGCAAGACCAAGACGTTCAAGCTTCTCAAGTCCAGACCTCCCAAGCAGAAAGCCTTCCCGATACGCCGGCTAGTCCGCCGGCGCCGGAGCATCCGCACTTCGCAAAGCCGCAGCGCGTTGCCTTCGTGCAGTCGTCCTGGCATCGCGATGTGGTGGAAGAGTGCCGCATCTCCTTCCTGAAGGAGATCGAGGCGCGCCACATCACCAATGTCGATGTGTTCGAAGTGCCGGGCTCGTTCGAGATCCCGCTGCATGCGCAACTGCTGGCGAAGACCCGCCGCTACACCGCGATCGTCGCGGCCGGGCTCGTTGTCGATGGCGGCATCTACCGCCACGAATTCGTCGCCGATACCGTGATCAAGGCGCTGATGGATGTGCAGTTGCGCACCGAGGTGCCGGTGTTCTCGGCGGTGCTGACGCCGCAGCAATTCCACGAGACCGAGGTGCATTACGACTTCTTCCGCAAGCACTTCGTGATCAAGGGGATCGAGGTCGCGGAGGCCTGCGCCAACACGCTGCTCAGCCTCGAACGGCTGCGCGGCCAGGTCGCGGCGGGAATACCTGGCTAG
- a CDS encoding SDR family oxidoreductase — translation MTEQQSSDWLGLSGRVAVVTGGGGGIGRATAVSFARAGVRVAALDRDERGLAETKAKLREFGDGHLVASCDTTSEDNVAAAADAVARTLGSCDILVNTAAVLRPGGLDTLPLAEWNAVLAINLTGYFICAQAFGRQMRKTGRGSLIHVASIAASNAQGQSGAYSVSKAAVVMLSQQLAAEWGPHGIRSNVVSPGLVVTPMSQAFYDTPGVTERRTAVVPMRRIGAPQDMADATLFLASDRASYVNGEEIIVDGGYARTLMSHVPRPGF, via the coding sequence ATGACCGAACAACAATCTTCCGACTGGCTCGGCCTGTCGGGCCGCGTTGCCGTCGTCACCGGCGGAGGCGGCGGCATCGGCCGCGCCACCGCGGTCAGTTTCGCGCGCGCCGGCGTCAGGGTCGCCGCGCTCGATCGCGACGAGCGTGGGTTGGCCGAGACCAAGGCAAAGCTTCGCGAGTTCGGCGACGGTCATCTCGTCGCGAGCTGCGACACGACCAGCGAGGACAACGTCGCGGCTGCCGCCGATGCGGTCGCGCGCACGCTTGGTTCTTGCGACATCCTCGTCAACACCGCGGCGGTGCTGCGCCCCGGCGGGCTCGATACGCTGCCGCTCGCCGAATGGAATGCGGTGCTGGCGATCAATCTCACCGGCTACTTCATCTGCGCGCAGGCGTTCGGCCGCCAGATGCGCAAGACCGGACGCGGCAGCCTCATCCACGTCGCCTCGATCGCCGCCAGCAATGCGCAGGGGCAGAGCGGCGCCTACAGCGTCAGCAAGGCCGCCGTCGTGATGCTCTCGCAGCAACTCGCCGCCGAATGGGGGCCGCACGGCATCCGCAGCAATGTGGTCAGCCCGGGCCTCGTCGTCACGCCGATGAGCCAGGCCTTCTATGATACGCCAGGGGTCACCGAGCGGCGCACCGCCGTGGTGCCGATGCGCCGGATCGGCGCGCCACAGGACATGGCCGACGCGACCCTGTTCCTGGCGAGCGACCGCGCGTCCTACGTCAATGGTGAGGAGATCATCGTCGACGGCGGCTATGCGCGGACGCTGATGAGCCACGTGCCGCGGCCGGGGTTTTGA
- a CDS encoding ribose-phosphate pyrophosphokinase — protein MSAKNGSIKLVAGNSNPALAQDIAKGLGIELTKAVVRRFADMEIFVEIQENVRGSDMFIIQSTSYPANDNLMELLIITDALRRSSARRITAVVPYFGYARQDRRSGSRTPISAKLVANLISHSGVDRVMTLDLHAGQIQGFFDIPTDNLFAAPLMVRDIREKFDLAKVMVVSPDVGGVARARGLAKRINTPLAIVDKRRERPGESEVMNVIGDVAGYNCILVDDIVDSGGTLVNAAEALIAHGAKEVSAYITHGVLSGGAAARIASSRLKELVITDSILPTEAVNKAPNIRQISIAGLIAEAIGRTAAEESVSSLFD, from the coding sequence ATGTCGGCAAAGAACGGATCAATCAAGCTCGTCGCCGGCAACTCCAATCCTGCGCTGGCGCAGGACATTGCCAAGGGACTTGGCATCGAACTGACCAAGGCCGTGGTCCGGCGCTTCGCCGACATGGAGATCTTCGTCGAGATCCAGGAGAACGTCCGCGGTTCGGACATGTTCATCATTCAGTCGACGTCGTATCCGGCCAACGACAATCTGATGGAGCTTTTGATCATCACCGACGCGTTGCGCCGTTCCTCGGCGCGCCGCATCACGGCGGTGGTGCCCTATTTCGGCTACGCCAGGCAGGATCGCAGGTCCGGCTCGCGTACGCCGATCTCGGCCAAGCTCGTCGCCAACCTGATCTCGCACTCCGGCGTCGATCGCGTCATGACGCTCGATCTGCACGCCGGCCAGATCCAGGGCTTCTTCGACATCCCGACCGACAATCTGTTCGCGGCGCCCCTGATGGTGCGCGATATCCGAGAGAAGTTCGACCTCGCCAAGGTGATGGTGGTGTCGCCCGACGTCGGCGGCGTGGCGCGTGCCCGCGGCCTCGCCAAGCGCATCAACACCCCGCTGGCGATCGTCGACAAGCGCCGCGAGCGCCCCGGTGAGTCCGAGGTGATGAACGTGATCGGCGACGTCGCCGGCTACAATTGCATCCTGGTCGACGACATCGTGGACTCCGGCGGCACGCTGGTGAACGCGGCCGAGGCGCTGATCGCGCACGGCGCCAAGGAAGTCTCGGCCTACATCACCCACGGCGTGCTGTCCGGCGGCGCCGCCGCGCGAATCGCCTCGTCGCGGCTGAAGGAACTGGTCATCACCGACTCGATCCTGCCGACCGAAGCCGTCAACAAGGCGCCGAACATCCGCCAGATCTCGATCGCCGGCCTGATCGCCGAAGCGATCGGCCGCACCGCGGCGGAAGAGTCGGTTTCCAGCCTGTTCGATTGA